The proteins below come from a single Eucalyptus grandis isolate ANBG69807.140 chromosome 3, ASM1654582v1, whole genome shotgun sequence genomic window:
- the LOC104437295 gene encoding lupeol synthase-like isoform X2: MVFALSITGAMNAIFSPEHKKEIKRYINNHQNEDGGWGFHIEGHSTMFGSALSYIALRLLGEGPDDGEDGAMARGRKWILDHGGLVGTPSWGKFWLAVLGVYEWAGCNPLPPEFWLLPRKFPIHPGNMLCYCRLVYMPMSYLYGRRFVGPVTGLILSLRQELYTEPYNEINWNRARSTVAKEDLYYPHPLVQDMLWGFLHHVTEPVLKRWPLSMIREKALKVAIKHVHYEDENSRYLTIGCVEKVLCMVACWVEDPNSEAYKRHLARIPDYYWIAEDGLKMQTFGCQMWDAAFAIQAIMSGNLTEEYATTLRKGHDFVKASQVQDNPSGDFKAMYRHISKGAWTFAMQDHGWQVSDCTAEGLKTALLFSQMSPDLVGEKMETERFYDAVNVILSLQSSNGGFPAWEPQRAYAWLEKFNPTEFFEETLIEREYVECTSSAIQGLVLFKKLHPKHRRKEIDSCIARAIDYIEHTQLPDGSWYGCWGICYTYGTWFAVEGLAACGKSYRNCTTVRKACEFLLSKQLPCGGWGESYLSSQNKVYTNLEGNRPNLVQTAWALLSLIDAGQAEIDATPIHRGVKVLINSQMDDGDFPQQEITGVFMRNCTLNYSSFRNIFPIWALGEYRRRVLFA, encoded by the exons ATG GTCTTTGCACTGTCCATTACAGGAGCGATGAATGCAATATTTTCTCCGGAGCACAAGAAGGAAATCAAGCGTTACATAAACAACCACCAG AATGAAGATGGAGGTTGGGGATTTCATATAGAAGGGCATAGCACCATGTTTGGCTCTGCACTGAGCTACATTGCACTGAGATTGCTTGGAGAAGGGCCTGATGATGGCGAGGATGGAGCCATGGCTAGAGGAAGGAAATGGATTCTGGATCATGGTGGTCTAGTGGGGACTCCATCATGGGGAAAATTCTGGCTCGCG GTACTAGGTGTTTATGAATGGGCAGGATGCAATCCACTGCCCCCAGAATTCTGGCTTCTTCCAAGAAAATTTCCCATCCATCCTG GTAACATGCTCTGCTATTGTCGTCTGGTTTACATGCCCATGTCATACTTGTACGGGAGGAGGTTCGTCGGTCCGGTCACTGGACTAATTTTATCGCTGAGACAAGAGCTCTACACTGAGCCCTATAATGAAATTAATTGGAACAGAGCAAGGAGCACTGTCGCAAAG GAGGATTTATACTACCCTCATCCTCTAGTACAAGATATGCTATGGGGATTCCTTCACCACGTCACGGAGCCAGTTTTGAAGCGCTGGCCACTTTCCATGATAAGAGAGAAGGCTCTGAAAGTGGCGATCAAGCACGTACATTATGAGGACGAGAACAGCAGATATTTGACCATTGGATGTGTGGAAAAG GTTTTATGTATGGTTGCTTGTTGGGTGGAAGACCCAAATTCAGAAGCCTACAAGCGTCATCTTGCTAGAATTCCAGACTACTATTGGATAGCTGAAGATGGACTTAAAATGCAG ACCTTCGGCTGTCAGATGTGGGATGCGGCTTTTGCCATCCAAGCAATCATGTCAGGTAACCTAACAGAAGAGTATGCAACTACACTAAGGAAAGGACATGATTTCGTGAAAGCTTCACAG GTCCAAGATAACCCATCCGGTGACTTCAAAGCAATGTATAGACACATATCTAAAGGAGCATGGACATTTGCTATGCAAGACCACGGTTGGCAAGTTTCTGATTGTACAGCAGAAGGACTAAAG ACAGCACTTCTGTTTTCGCAAATGTCTCCTGACCTGGTGGGTGAGAAGATGGAAACAGAGCGATTCTACGATGCTGTCAATGTTATTCTTTCCCTACAA AGTAGCAATGGCGGTTTTCCTGCTTGggagccacaaagagcatatgCATGGTTGGAG AAATTCAATCCTACAGAATTCTTTGAGGAAACCCTTATTGAAAGAGA ATACGTGGAGTGCACTTCGTCAGCAATCCAAGGCCTTGTGCTCTTCAAGAAACTGCACCCCAAGCATCGTCGAAAGGAAATCGACAGTTGCATTGCAAGAGCGATAGACTACATCGAACACACTCAGTTGCCGGATGGTTCATG GTACGGATGCTGGGGAATTTGCTACACCTATGGAACATGGTTTGCAGTAGAAGGGCTTGCGGCTTGTGGGAAGAGCTACCGCAACTGTACAACCGTGAGAAAAGCTTGTGAATTCTTGCTGTCAAAACAATTGCCTTGTGGCGGATGGGGGGAGAGCTATTTGTCTAGCCAGAATAAG GTTTACACAAATTTGGAAGGAAACCGACCAAACTTGGTTCAGACAGCATGGGCTTTGTTGTCCCTCATTGATGCAGGACAG GCCGAGATAGATGCAACCCCTATACATCGTGGTGTCAAAGTGCTAATCAATTCACAGATGGATGATGGTGATTTTCCTCAACAG GAAATCACTGGAGTATTTATGAGAAACTGCACATTGAACTACTCATCGTTTAGAAACATCTTCCCAATATGGGCTCTTGGAGAATACCGAAGGCGGGTTCTGTTCGCATAA
- the LOC104437295 gene encoding lupeol synthase-like isoform X1 — MWKLKIAEGGPWLTSVNNHVGRQHWEFDPDAGTPEERAEVERVRDEFTRNRFRIKQSADLLMRMQLTKENPSGPIPPPVKVEEGEDVTEEAATTTLRRAISFYSSIQAHDGHWPAENAGPLFFFPPMVFALSITGAMNAIFSPEHKKEIKRYINNHQNEDGGWGFHIEGHSTMFGSALSYIALRLLGEGPDDGEDGAMARGRKWILDHGGLVGTPSWGKFWLAVLGVYEWAGCNPLPPEFWLLPRKFPIHPGNMLCYCRLVYMPMSYLYGRRFVGPVTGLILSLRQELYTEPYNEINWNRARSTVAKEDLYYPHPLVQDMLWGFLHHVTEPVLKRWPLSMIREKALKVAIKHVHYEDENSRYLTIGCVEKVLCMVACWVEDPNSEAYKRHLARIPDYYWIAEDGLKMQTFGCQMWDAAFAIQAIMSGNLTEEYATTLRKGHDFVKASQVQDNPSGDFKAMYRHISKGAWTFAMQDHGWQVSDCTAEGLKTALLFSQMSPDLVGEKMETERFYDAVNVILSLQSSNGGFPAWEPQRAYAWLEKFNPTEFFEETLIEREYVECTSSAIQGLVLFKKLHPKHRRKEIDSCIARAIDYIEHTQLPDGSWYGCWGICYTYGTWFAVEGLAACGKSYRNCTTVRKACEFLLSKQLPCGGWGESYLSSQNKVYTNLEGNRPNLVQTAWALLSLIDAGQAEIDATPIHRGVKVLINSQMDDGDFPQQEITGVFMRNCTLNYSSFRNIFPIWALGEYRRRVLFA, encoded by the exons atgtgGAAGCTGAAGATAGCGGAGGGCGGGCCGTGGCTGACCAGCGTGAACAACCACGTCGGGCGGCAGCATTGGGAGTTTGACCCTGACGCCGGGACACCGGAGGAGAGGGCGGAGGTGGAGAGGGTCCGAGATGAGTTCACGAGGAACCGGTTCCGAATCAAGCAGAGCGCTGATCTCTTGATGAGGATGCAG CTCACAAAGGAGAACCCAAGCGGGCCGATTCCACCGCCGGTGAAGGTGGAGGAGGGCGAAGATGTGACGGAGGAAGCGGCGACCACCACGCTGCGGAGGGCCATCAGCTTCTATTCATCCATCCAGGCCCATGATGGCCATTGGCCTGCAGAGAATGCTGGGCCcttgttcttctttcctccCATG GTCTTTGCACTGTCCATTACAGGAGCGATGAATGCAATATTTTCTCCGGAGCACAAGAAGGAAATCAAGCGTTACATAAACAACCACCAG AATGAAGATGGAGGTTGGGGATTTCATATAGAAGGGCATAGCACCATGTTTGGCTCTGCACTGAGCTACATTGCACTGAGATTGCTTGGAGAAGGGCCTGATGATGGCGAGGATGGAGCCATGGCTAGAGGAAGGAAATGGATTCTGGATCATGGTGGTCTAGTGGGGACTCCATCATGGGGAAAATTCTGGCTCGCG GTACTAGGTGTTTATGAATGGGCAGGATGCAATCCACTGCCCCCAGAATTCTGGCTTCTTCCAAGAAAATTTCCCATCCATCCTG GTAACATGCTCTGCTATTGTCGTCTGGTTTACATGCCCATGTCATACTTGTACGGGAGGAGGTTCGTCGGTCCGGTCACTGGACTAATTTTATCGCTGAGACAAGAGCTCTACACTGAGCCCTATAATGAAATTAATTGGAACAGAGCAAGGAGCACTGTCGCAAAG GAGGATTTATACTACCCTCATCCTCTAGTACAAGATATGCTATGGGGATTCCTTCACCACGTCACGGAGCCAGTTTTGAAGCGCTGGCCACTTTCCATGATAAGAGAGAAGGCTCTGAAAGTGGCGATCAAGCACGTACATTATGAGGACGAGAACAGCAGATATTTGACCATTGGATGTGTGGAAAAG GTTTTATGTATGGTTGCTTGTTGGGTGGAAGACCCAAATTCAGAAGCCTACAAGCGTCATCTTGCTAGAATTCCAGACTACTATTGGATAGCTGAAGATGGACTTAAAATGCAG ACCTTCGGCTGTCAGATGTGGGATGCGGCTTTTGCCATCCAAGCAATCATGTCAGGTAACCTAACAGAAGAGTATGCAACTACACTAAGGAAAGGACATGATTTCGTGAAAGCTTCACAG GTCCAAGATAACCCATCCGGTGACTTCAAAGCAATGTATAGACACATATCTAAAGGAGCATGGACATTTGCTATGCAAGACCACGGTTGGCAAGTTTCTGATTGTACAGCAGAAGGACTAAAG ACAGCACTTCTGTTTTCGCAAATGTCTCCTGACCTGGTGGGTGAGAAGATGGAAACAGAGCGATTCTACGATGCTGTCAATGTTATTCTTTCCCTACAA AGTAGCAATGGCGGTTTTCCTGCTTGggagccacaaagagcatatgCATGGTTGGAG AAATTCAATCCTACAGAATTCTTTGAGGAAACCCTTATTGAAAGAGA ATACGTGGAGTGCACTTCGTCAGCAATCCAAGGCCTTGTGCTCTTCAAGAAACTGCACCCCAAGCATCGTCGAAAGGAAATCGACAGTTGCATTGCAAGAGCGATAGACTACATCGAACACACTCAGTTGCCGGATGGTTCATG GTACGGATGCTGGGGAATTTGCTACACCTATGGAACATGGTTTGCAGTAGAAGGGCTTGCGGCTTGTGGGAAGAGCTACCGCAACTGTACAACCGTGAGAAAAGCTTGTGAATTCTTGCTGTCAAAACAATTGCCTTGTGGCGGATGGGGGGAGAGCTATTTGTCTAGCCAGAATAAG GTTTACACAAATTTGGAAGGAAACCGACCAAACTTGGTTCAGACAGCATGGGCTTTGTTGTCCCTCATTGATGCAGGACAG GCCGAGATAGATGCAACCCCTATACATCGTGGTGTCAAAGTGCTAATCAATTCACAGATGGATGATGGTGATTTTCCTCAACAG GAAATCACTGGAGTATTTATGAGAAACTGCACATTGAACTACTCATCGTTTAGAAACATCTTCCCAATATGGGCTCTTGGAGAATACCGAAGGCGGGTTCTGTTCGCATAA